A stretch of Spodoptera frugiperda isolate SF20-4 chromosome 6, AGI-APGP_CSIRO_Sfru_2.0, whole genome shotgun sequence DNA encodes these proteins:
- the LOC118267836 gene encoding keratin-associated protein 19-2, with protein MKFLIVLAVAMVAVSAEEAAKKTEKRGLAGLGYGGLGYSGVGYDGGLGYGGLGYGGLGYGGYAAPVAVSKVAYTTAHGAGYGGYGGYGGYGGYSGLGGYGGLGGYGGLGYGHGGYYSAPAVSYANQVAYGGYGGYGHGLGGYGGHGLGGYGGLGYYGHH; from the exons ATGAAATTCTTG ATTGTCCTCGCCGTAGCTATGGTGGCGGTCTCCGCTGAGGAAGCCGCGAAGAAGACCGAGAAGCGAGGTCTCGCCGGCCTCGGATACGGTGGTCTCGGATACAGTGGTGTCGGATACGACGGCGGACTCGGATACGGCGGTCTCGGATACGGTGGACTCGGATACGGCGGATACG CTGCACCAGTAGCCGTCAGCAAGGTTGCGTACACGACCGCTCACGGCGCCGGTTACGGAGGCTACGGCGGATACGGCGGATACGGAGGATACAGCGGTCTCGGTGGATACGGCGGTCTCGGCGGATACGGGGGACTCG GCTACGGTCATGGTGGATACTACAGTGCCCCCGCTGTCAGCTACGCTAACCAGGTCGCGTACGGCGGATACGGAGGATACGGACACGGTCTTGGCGGCTACGGCGGCCACGGTCTCGGCGGATACGGCGGTCTCGGATACTACGGCCATCACTAA
- the LOC118267938 gene encoding xanthine dehydrogenase/oxidase-like isoform X1: protein MVKVQYRHVRTPVLDVKEAIKDPNRVTLYGTDDATDVGKDVQKVIKGGLTMYAQYHFCIENIACVIRPTEEGIKVYTSSHSTDSMHAGMSKALNIDQSSIDIYVRRVGGSYGIKITRNIQAAVACGLVVSKLNRTCRFVQSLTSTTGSLGKKLPNTTNYEIGVNNNGVIQYNNYDLYMDNGHTVNFRFNILVMDSYYNCYDKSRWKLRCYNATTDLPKNDWLRAVGVLDAVAQAELIMERISYELALDPIQVRLNNLDRQKSGAIEDMYETLKSQAKYDERRLAVDNYNKQNRWKKRGLRFSFSRWPVPILGYYNVLLSVYHGDGSVAIAHGGVELGQGINTKVTQICAYYFKIPMSKIKVKGHDTTSSPNSFETAGSLGSQNISLGVSRCCETILERLEPIRNSMEGATWEQIVKAAHTAGIDLQAQSLVNSNDTAKYSYNVFGVALAEVEIDVLTGESELLRVDVMEDVGKSISPEIDVGQVEGGFMMGVGYWTSEKLVYDKNTGELLTNRTWNYAVPMNTDIPQDFRIYFKKNSYSFTAIHGAKAVGEPPMCMSVVVALALREAISEARKESGIPATQWFNIDGPTTVEVIGLSTETKVSEFKFN, encoded by the exons ATGGTTAAAGTACAATATAGACATGTTCGCACACCAGTACTGGATGTCAAAGAAGCTATCAAAGACCCAAATAGAGTAACGTTATATGGTACTGATGATGCTACTGATGTAGGTAAAGATGTACAAAAAGTTATCAAAGGTGGACTTACAATGTATGCTCAGTACCATTTCTGTATAGAAAACATAGCTTGTGTCATTCGTCCAACGGAGGAAGGAATTAAAGTCTACACGAGCTCACACAGCACAGATTCAATGCATGCTGGAATGTCAAAAGCTTTGAATATTGACCAAAGCAG TATCGACATTTACGTGAGACGCGTTGGAGGTTCCTACGGCATCAAGATCACTCGCAACATCCAAGCAGCTGTAGCCTGCGGTCTCGTGGTATCAAAGTTGAATCGAACCTGCAGGTTCGTTCAATCTCTGACGAGTACCACTGGATCATTGGGGAAGAAGCTTCCTAATACTACTAATTATgaa ATTGGTGTCAACAATAATGGAGTCATCCAGTACAATAATTACGACTTGTACATGGACAATGGTCACACTGTCAATTTCAGATTCAACATTTTGGTTATGGACTCCTATTACAACTGCTATGATAAATCTAGATGGAAGTTACGCTGTTACAATGCTACTACTGACCTCCCTAAGAATGACTGGTTAAGGGCTGTTG GAGTCCTTGATGCCGTTGCTCAAGCTGAACTAATCATGGAAAGAATTTCCTATGAACTAGCACTTGATCCTATTCAAGTCCGTTTAAACAACTTGGATAGACAAAAATCTGGTGCGATAGAAGATATGTATGAGACTCTTAAAAGTCAAGCGAAATATGATGAACGAAGACTGGcagtagataattataataaacaaaatagatGGAAGAAACGTGGGCTAAGATTTTCATTCTCTAGATGGCCTGTGCCAATTTTGGGATACTATAACGTACTATTATCTGTTTACCATGGCGATGGAAGTGTGGCAATCGCTCATGGAGGAGTTGAATTAGGACAAGGTATAAACACCAAAGTGACACAAATCTGcgcttattattttaaaataccaatGAGTAAAATCAAAGTTAAAGGTCATGATACAACGTCCAGTCCAAACAGTTTTGAGACTGCTGGGAGTTTAGGGTCGCAGAACATTAGTTTGGGAGTCAGTAGATGTTGTGAAACAATTTTGGAGAGACTTGAACCTATAAGGAACAGTATGGAAGGTGCAACGTGGGAACAAATAGTAAAAGCAGCTCATACTGCTGGCATAGACCTACAAGCTCAAAGTCTAGTGAACAGCAATGATACTGCTAAATATTCCTACAATGTTTTCGGAGTGGCACTGGCTGAAGTCGAGATTGACGTGTTAACTGGAGAGTCAGAATTATTAAGAGTGGATGTGATGGAGGATGTCGGTAAAAGTATTAGTCCAGAAATTGATGTAGGACAG GTAGAAGGTGGATTTATGATGGGAGTAGGCTACTGGACCTCAGAGAAATTAGTTTATGACAAAAATACTGGAGAGTTGTTAACGAATCGAACCTGGAACTACGCTGTACCCATGAACACTGATATACCTCAAGATTTCAGaatatatttcaaaaagaaTTCTTACAGTTTTACTGCTATTCATGGAGCTAAGG CGGTTGGTGAGCCCCCAATGTGTATGTCGGTAGTGGTAGCACTGGCTCTCAGGGAGGCAATATCCGAAGCTCGGAAGGAGTCAGGAATACCTGCTACTCAATGGTTTAACATTG ATGGACCAACCACAGTCGAGGTTATAGGATTGTCGACTGAAACCAAAGTTTctgaatttaaattcaattaa
- the LOC118267938 gene encoding xanthine dehydrogenase/oxidase-like isoform X2 — protein sequence MHAGMSKALNIDQSSIDIYVRRVGGSYGIKITRNIQAAVACGLVVSKLNRTCRFVQSLTSTTGSLGKKLPNTTNYEIGVNNNGVIQYNNYDLYMDNGHTVNFRFNILVMDSYYNCYDKSRWKLRCYNATTDLPKNDWLRAVGVLDAVAQAELIMERISYELALDPIQVRLNNLDRQKSGAIEDMYETLKSQAKYDERRLAVDNYNKQNRWKKRGLRFSFSRWPVPILGYYNVLLSVYHGDGSVAIAHGGVELGQGINTKVTQICAYYFKIPMSKIKVKGHDTTSSPNSFETAGSLGSQNISLGVSRCCETILERLEPIRNSMEGATWEQIVKAAHTAGIDLQAQSLVNSNDTAKYSYNVFGVALAEVEIDVLTGESELLRVDVMEDVGKSISPEIDVGQVEGGFMMGVGYWTSEKLVYDKNTGELLTNRTWNYAVPMNTDIPQDFRIYFKKNSYSFTAIHGAKAVGEPPMCMSVVVALALREAISEARKESGIPATQWFNIDGPTTVEVIGLSTETKVSEFKFN from the exons ATGCATGCAGGAATGTCAAAAGCTTTGAATATTGACCAAAGCAG TATCGACATTTACGTGAGACGCGTTGGAGGTTCCTACGGCATCAAGATCACTCGCAACATCCAAGCAGCTGTAGCCTGCGGTCTCGTGGTATCAAAGTTGAATCGAACCTGCAGGTTCGTTCAATCTCTGACGAGTACCACTGGATCATTGGGGAAGAAGCTTCCTAATACTACTAATTATgaa ATTGGTGTCAACAATAATGGAGTCATCCAGTACAATAATTACGACTTGTACATGGACAATGGTCACACTGTCAATTTCAGATTCAACATTTTGGTTATGGACTCCTATTACAACTGCTATGATAAATCTAGATGGAAGTTACGCTGTTACAATGCTACTACTGACCTCCCTAAGAATGACTGGTTAAGGGCTGTTG GAGTCCTTGATGCCGTTGCTCAAGCTGAACTAATCATGGAAAGAATTTCCTATGAACTAGCACTTGATCCTATTCAAGTCCGTTTAAACAACTTGGATAGACAAAAATCTGGTGCGATAGAAGATATGTATGAGACTCTTAAAAGTCAAGCGAAATATGATGAACGAAGACTGGcagtagataattataataaacaaaatagatGGAAGAAACGTGGGCTAAGATTTTCATTCTCTAGATGGCCTGTGCCAATTTTGGGATACTATAACGTACTATTATCTGTTTACCATGGCGATGGAAGTGTGGCAATCGCTCATGGAGGAGTTGAATTAGGACAAGGTATAAACACCAAAGTGACACAAATCTGcgcttattattttaaaataccaatGAGTAAAATCAAAGTTAAAGGTCATGATACAACGTCCAGTCCAAACAGTTTTGAGACTGCTGGGAGTTTAGGGTCGCAGAACATTAGTTTGGGAGTCAGTAGATGTTGTGAAACAATTTTGGAGAGACTTGAACCTATAAGGAACAGTATGGAAGGTGCAACGTGGGAACAAATAGTAAAAGCAGCTCATACTGCTGGCATAGACCTACAAGCTCAAAGTCTAGTGAACAGCAATGATACTGCTAAATATTCCTACAATGTTTTCGGAGTGGCACTGGCTGAAGTCGAGATTGACGTGTTAACTGGAGAGTCAGAATTATTAAGAGTGGATGTGATGGAGGATGTCGGTAAAAGTATTAGTCCAGAAATTGATGTAGGACAG GTAGAAGGTGGATTTATGATGGGAGTAGGCTACTGGACCTCAGAGAAATTAGTTTATGACAAAAATACTGGAGAGTTGTTAACGAATCGAACCTGGAACTACGCTGTACCCATGAACACTGATATACCTCAAGATTTCAGaatatatttcaaaaagaaTTCTTACAGTTTTACTGCTATTCATGGAGCTAAGG CGGTTGGTGAGCCCCCAATGTGTATGTCGGTAGTGGTAGCACTGGCTCTCAGGGAGGCAATATCCGAAGCTCGGAAGGAGTCAGGAATACCTGCTACTCAATGGTTTAACATTG ATGGACCAACCACAGTCGAGGTTATAGGATTGTCGACTGAAACCAAAGTTTctgaatttaaattcaattaa